The genomic window GGTACTCTAGAAGCTCTTGCAACAGCAATTCCCTTTTTAACAGCGCTTGCCGCAGCATCTGAGTTTACTTTATTTAGATTTCCGTTACCTAAACCGCCCGTAACAATTCCTTTTACTCCAGAAGCCACATAGGCATTTATTGCGGTTGCAGGCGTATCAGCATATAATTCTACAACAGCTACATCTGGTAAAGTTGTTAAACCTGTAATATCAAAAGGAGTGCTTTTATTAGCTTTTCTTACCGGAGTTTCATAAAGAGAAACTTTTCCATCATAAACCTGTCCGATTGGACCATTGTTAGGCGCTGTAAATGCATTTAAGTGTGTTGTGCTAGTTTTTACGGCACTTCTTCCTGTAAAAATGTATTCATTAAATACTAATAAAACACCACTGTGCGCCGCTTGTTTTGAAGCTGCAAGAGTTACTGCATCATATAAATTCTTTGGACCATCTGCGCTTATGGCTGTTGCTGGACGCATAGAACCAGTAATGATTACAGGTTTGTCAGATCTTACGGTTAGCGATAAAAAATAAGCTGTTTCTTCTTGCGTATCGGTTCCGTGTGTGATTACGATTCCGTCAGCTTCGTTATTTTTATAAATCTCATTGATTCTTTTATTCAGCTTGATCCAAATATCGACAGTCATGTCCTGACTTCCCACATTTGAAATCTGCTCTCCAGAAATTTCTGCAACTTTGTCAATTCCTGGAACGGCAGCAATTAAATCTTTAATTGGCAATTGTCCCGCGGTATAAGCAGAACGATCTGCTGAAGCGCCCTGTCCCGCAATTGTTCCTCCTGTTGCCAGTATTTTGATTCTAGGTAATTTTTGAGCATAAATACCCGTTACTAATAAAACCGATAATAATAATGTAAATAAATTTTTCATAGATCAAATGTGTTTAATTTCAGATTACTACTATTTTTTTGAGTTTTCCCAGCTGGTTACGTATTCCAATAGAATTTTACGGATATTTTTTCCAAGAATCAGATAACTATCCGTTGGAAGATTGGCAAGAGAAACTCTGATACTCCATTCTGGACCAGCAAAACCCCCTCCATTTAAAAGTACAATGGCTGTTTTTTCTGCCAAACGGAATAAAACATCAACAGGTTCAAAATTCGTTTTCAGCCAATTGGCAAAATCGTCACCATAAAAGTGTTTTGCTGCCACCATAACATCAATTTCAGAATAATATCCTGCACGCATTGGATCTTCAAGAATTGGCACTTCTAGTCCTTCCCATAATAAGCCAAGACGTTTGTGAATAATAGACTGTGTAAGCGTTTTATAAACATCTTGAGTGTCTAATAGACAAAATGCAGAGAAAAGCATCATTTGAAATTGCTGAGGTAGTGACAACCCAGCTGTGTGGTTTAAAGCTACTTGACGGCTATCGGCAACAAGTCTGTCAATAAACTTGATTTTTTCTGGCTCTAATGTCAGAGAAGAATAGCGATCGTGTAGTTCTTTTTTAAGTTCTGGACTTAAATTGGCAATTTTTTTATCGAAAATATTGTCTTGATGAACTGCGATTGTTCCAAGTCTCCAGCCTGTACATCCAAAATATTTTGAGAATGAATATACTGTGATGGTATTTTGCGGAATAATGGCCATTAATGATCTAAAATTATTAACG from Flavobacterium sp. KACC 22763 includes these protein-coding regions:
- a CDS encoding type II asparaginase, with amino-acid sequence MKNLFTLLLSVLLVTGIYAQKLPRIKILATGGTIAGQGASADRSAYTAGQLPIKDLIAAVPGIDKVAEISGEQISNVGSQDMTVDIWIKLNKRINEIYKNNEADGIVITHGTDTQEETAYFLSLTVRSDKPVIITGSMRPATAISADGPKNLYDAVTLAASKQAAHSGVLLVFNEYIFTGRSAVKTSTTHLNAFTAPNNGPIGQVYDGKVSLYETPVRKANKSTPFDITGLTTLPDVAVVELYADTPATAINAYVASGVKGIVTGGLGNGNLNKVNSDAAASAVKKGIAVARASRVPSGRVTLFDETDDQKLGTIVADDLIPQKARILLMLGLTQTTDSKKLQEYFFEY